Proteins encoded in a region of the Neodiprion lecontei isolate iyNeoLeco1 chromosome 5, iyNeoLeco1.1, whole genome shotgun sequence genome:
- the LOC107227496 gene encoding uncharacterized protein LOC107227496: protein MFHGIFENIEEVQNILASHSLEPVDGNRIFELLEVYKTTEAVVKILMKSRSRPEPDLLMNPWAIKAGTSTQREDRSNRSGVFTCPSTEIDITHSSDDIEIIEHKIVRPVLLAKGSNEPEVLDLENCQINKDMPKVINREPEMLRCAEKVNYDHKRPKATKEIYENLKKMANCKVEKSDVENEAANQNAGEMEIEMADDLSTGLTKSVLDPTKDGFAETKTQKEGAVDSSKDMFDSKGEEIDENNSESDSEVEMDDDYYRLVESDNFEEFDESRDIVSIPPNPILRLTDEAVFPNFQHQNTEASHFGQGENRMEEMLEENNNDPNNNLEDSEILDQNILASVTKYDSVPLERDVIEEKSSSPKPGCSKDSYYTDFDARMAQVCEDKTDINPTKTMSEKLTVKKRSQAYKERNLPAANNTPHNDATMIRDLNSIKTVLPGYSEKQIMSLLIKNIEASNRIELVLWDLLPDKRPLPILCTKRKLKEDANPSSVKKFLQDEWTCNKEIKETTAISMEAPKTELIEPQRNGIVKPAKLKLLHASKNTVQPAKLPFANSSSHPQIPRPLMPKSGIILQPSKLNHLKRQAEDEQAKKPKTLIDEFENLTKSFFPHYVDLSTASVSSKNTGAISKKSTGTKSTVLEDQNDSLKRKVVTEMPAASTNSKTIEINHHRNDANFSDSSVKSRSHVRPKPEPDVIMFPPAHKMKSNDRQVNSVALPKVESRKTQLPQVAPPRGNLVVEMLQEVELSLKNTAILQKQVDLVTHTNHLTDEQRKPQVSLPAKSPDVPSINPSPNNTLGAEQVEPAIRVRQVEKTDVQPPKELFNPLINIFPDVDPNHIADLCNEAKARNQNLEYVVEILLVNGSKYPRIVNPDPEPQELNPDTQYENLQGIFPDAHPEYLRDIAERYYNDPEAMKNFVQANLEVPDYPTMADYQKKIKITEQIRQYTEDFCTEKFLEIFPDPFAHFEDSKRIYKYNVIAFEFLKSLFRLNKVATIQRAYKSPKHPYHISLAAKELTIIGPDMKTKRGDKLIPTEDIPLLQEFAFIRHKIAIKEYMKKQKWQEKEEFKRLKANHELLECQCCFEAECMPSKCSTCSEGHIFCKSCIKLGSATKIGEGQTHFPCFMECKGEFTLPVLQKVLEPTMFSILLRKRQEEEVKAAGLEGLISCPFCHFASIPPPEDKVFKCLNPECMKETCRLCKEVNHVPLRCDEVTKGEEARHYLEEKMTEALVRKCYKCSRPFFKDEGCNKMTCPCGATTCYICGEPVKDYKHFNGQGSDRADLCPLWSDNKVLNAETVRVVAKAAEKEILKKNPHLKIDARTLMPMLPQASKGPHQDIANGHILPIHIRRT, encoded by the exons ATGTTTCACGGTATTTTCGAAAACATTGAAGAGGTCCAGAATATCCTAGCCTCTCATAGTCTCGAGCCCGTTGATGGAAATCGCATTTTCGAACTACTCGAAGTTTACAAAACAACCGAAGCAGTCGTTAAAATACTCATGAAATCGCGGAGCAGACCAGAACCTGATCTTCTAATGAACCCCTGGGCCATAAAGGCTGGCACCTCGACCCAGCGCGAAGACCGCTCTAACCGCTCGGGAGTTTTTACCTGCCCCTCGACTGAGATTGACATCACACATTCAAGCGACGACATAGAAATCATTGAGCACAAAATTGTTCGCCCTGTACTTCTGGCTAAGGGTTCGAACGAGCCGGAAGTATTAGACCTCGAGAACTGTCAGATCAACAAAGACATGCCGAAAGTTATAAATCGCGAACCGGAAATGTTACGGTGCGCTGAGAAGGTCAATTATGATCATAAAAGACCGAAAGCGACCAAagaaatatatgaaaatttgaaaaaaatggcaaaTTGTAAGGTGGAGAAATCAGATGTAGAGAACGAAGCAGCGAATCAAAACGCTGGAGAGATGGAAATAGAAATGGCAGATGACCTTTCTACTGGATTAACTAAATCTGTTCTGGATCCTACCAAAGATGGCTTTGCGGaaacaaaaacacaaaaagaagGTGCCGTTGATAGTTCAAAAGATATGTTCGATAGCAAGGGTgaggaaattgatgaaaacaaTTCAGAGTCAGACTCTGAGGTCGAGATGGACGATGATTATTATAGACTAGTTGAATcagataattttgaagaatttgaTGAGTCACGTGACATAGTATCGATACCTCCTAATCCAATTTTGAGACTGACTGATGAAGCTGTGTTTCCGAATTTCCAACACCAAAACACTGAGGCATCCCATTTCGGGCAAGGTGAAAATCGTATGGAGGAAATGCTTGAGGAGAATAATAATGATCCCAATAATAACTTGGAAGATAGTGAAATACTCGATCAAAACATTCTTGCTTCTGTAACAAAATATGACTCTGTACCTCTTGAGAGAGATGTTATTGAGGAAAAATCAAGCAGTCCAAAACCTGGGTGCAGCAAAGATTCGTACTACACAGATTTCGATGCTCGCATGGCCCAAGTATGCGAAGATAAGACAGATATCAATCCTACTAAGACTATGAGTGAGAAATTGACAGTCAAGAAGAGATCGCAAGCGTACAAAGAGCGCAATTTACCTGCTGCAAATAATACGCCACACAATGATGCTACGATGATCCGTGATTTGAACTCAATAAAAACTGTTCTACCTGGTTATTCTGAGAAGCAAATAATGTCgcttttgattaaaaatatcgaagcTAGCAATAGAATTGAATTAGTGCTATGGGATTTACTGCCCGATAAAAGACCACTGCCAATTCTTTGTACGAAACGTAAACTGAAGGAGGATGCCAATCCGTCTTCTGTTAAGAAGTTCTTACAGGACGAATGGACGTGCAATAAAGAAATCAAGGAGACGACCGCAATTTCAATGGAAGCACCAAAAACAGAATTAATAGAACCACAAAGAAATGGGATAGTGAAACCAGCCAAACTAAAACTTCTTCATGCTTCAAAAAACACTGTGCAACCAGCAAAACTGCCATTTGCGAATTCTAGCTCACATCCACAGATTCCACGGCCTTTAATGCCGAAATCTGGCATCATCCTGCAACCCAGCAAACTCAACCATTTAAAGCGCCAAGCAGAAGATGAACAAGCTAAAAAGCCAAAAACTTTGATCGatgaattcgaaaatttgacaaaaagcTTTTTTCCACATTATGTTGACCTATCAACTGCATCTGTTAGTAGCAAAAATACTGGCGctatatcaaaaaaatccaCAGGAACAAAATCTACGGTGCTGGAAGACCAGAATGATTCGCTGAAAAGAAAGGTTGTCACTGAAATGCCGGCCGCGTCAACGAACTCTAAAACAATCGAAATAAACCATCATCGCAACGATGCTAACTTCTCCGATTCTAGTGTAAAGTCCCGAAGTCACGTTCGTCCCAAGCCCGAACCTGACGTTATAATGTTTCCTCCAGCACATAAAATGAAGAGCAATGATCGTCAGGTGAATAGTGTCGCACTGCCGAAAGTTGAGAGTAGGAAAACACAGTTGCCGCAGGTGGCACCGCCTCGGGGAAATCTTGTAGTCGAGATGCTACAAGAAGTTGAACTTTCACTGAAAAATACAGCAATATTGCAGAAGCAGGTAGATTTGGTAACCCACACCAATCATCTAACAGATGAACAAAGAAAGCCTCAAGTTTCTCTACCTGCCAAAAGTCCTGACGTGCCAAGCATTAATCCTTCGCCTAATAATACTCTGGGAGCAGAACAAGTTGAACCTGCTATCAGGGTTCGTCAGGTTGAGAAAACCGATGTTCAACCACCCAAGGAGTTGTTCAATCCGTTGATCAACATTTTTCCAGACGTCGATCCGAACCATATAGCAGATTTGTGTAACGAGGCCAAAGCAAGGAACCAGAACTTGGAATACGTCGTTGAAATCTTGCTGGTGAATGGGTCTAAATATCCTCGCATTGTCAATCCTGATCCAGAGCCACAGGAGTTGAATCCCGATACTCAATACGAAAATCTTCAAGGAATATTTCCTGACGCTCACCCAGAGTATTTGAGAGACATAGCAGAAAGATACTACAATGATCCTGAGgctatgaaaaattttgtccaGGCAAATCTTGAAGTGCCCGATTATCCGACAATGGCTGAttatcaaaagaaaataaaaattaccgaACAAATACGTCAGTACACCGAGGATTTTTGCACGGAAAAATTTCTTGAGATATTTCCAGATCCCTTCGCCCATTTTGAGGATAGTAAACGGATTTACAAATACAATGTCATCGCTTTCGAGTTTCTGAAATCTCTATTCAGATTGAACAAG GTTGCCACAATACAGAGAGCATACAAATCTCCAAAGCATCCATATCACATAAGTTTGGCCGCCAAAGAACTTACAATCATAGGCCCGGATATGAAGACTAAACGGGGGGACAAACTAATTCCTACCGAAGATATTCCATTGCTGCAAGAGTTTGCTTTCATACGTCACAAGATAGCGATAAAGGAGTAcatgaagaaacaaaaatggcAAGAGAAGGAAGAGTTCAAAAGACTGAAG GCAAATCACGAGCTGTTGGAATGTCAATGTTGTTTCGAAGCAGAGTGCATGCCCTCAAAGTGTTCGACATGCAGTGAAGGacacatattttgtaaaagttGCATAAAGCTGGGATCGGCTACTAAAATAGGTGAAGGACAAACGCATTTCCCATGTTTCATGGAATGCAAGGGTGAATTCACACTGCCGGTTCTTCAGAAAGTCCTGGAACCTACCATGTTTAGTATACTGCTTCGAAAGCGGCAGGAAGAGGAAGTCAAAGCCGCAGGATTGGAAGGGCTGATATCCTGCCCATTCTGCCATTTTGCTTCCATACCACCGCCTGAAGACAAAGTTTTCAAATGCCTGAACCCCGAGTGTATGAAAGAAACCTGTCG GCTTTGCAAGGAAGTAAATCACGTACCTCTGCGATGTGACGAAGTAACCAAAGGCGAAGAGGCCAGGCATTATCTCGAAGAGAAAATGACGGAGGCATTAGTCAGGAAGTGTTACAAATGCAGCCGTCCATTTTTCAAGGATGAAGGATGCAACAAGATGACCTGTCCATGTGGAGCGACGACCTGTTACATATGCGGAGAACCTGTCAAAGATTACAAACACTTTAACGGACAAGGTTCCGATCGCGCCGATCT CTGCCCGTTGTGGAGTGATAACAAAGTATTGAACGCAGAGACTGTTCGAGTAGTTGCAAAAGCTGCGGAAAAagagattttaaaaaaaaatccacaccTAAAAATCGACGCAAGAACGCTAATGCCTATGTTGCCGCAAGCTTCTAAGGGACCCCATCAAGATATAGCCAACGGTCACATTTTGCCG atacacATCAGAAGAACGTGA
- the LOC124294822 gene encoding keratin, type II cytoskeletal 3-like, giving the protein MNLSIIILVIGCVFFTPNPVSCQHGPGGGFGRGFGGGFGRGFGRAGGFGRPGFGRGGRFVGPGFGIGGGVGFLGLGLYGAYPPYCYYNPYYCYY; this is encoded by the exons ATGAATCTATCGATAATTATT CTCGTCATTGGCTgcgtttttttcacccccaaTCCGGTGTCATGTCAACACGGACCTGGCGGAGGATTCGGTAGAGGATTCGGTGGAGGATTTGGTCGAGGATTTGGTCGAGCCGGAGGATTTGGAAGACCAGGTTTTGGAAGAGGCGGAAGATTCGTTGGACCAGGATTCGGAATTGGAGGCGGGGTCGGATTTTTGGGTCTTGGACTTTACGGAGCATATCCTCCGTACTGCTACTATAATCCGTATTATTGTTACTACTAA
- the LOC107227477 gene encoding holotricin-3-like has protein sequence MNLSLVIIGICCILLTPDLITVSHQRGGGGGHGGGHAGGHGFGHGGGHGGRHGFGGHGGRGRGGGFRRGGGFGGIGYGYGFGYPRYCYPYCFFF, from the exons ATGAACCTGTCGTTGGTAATT ATCGGCATTTGCTGCATTCTCTTGACCCCTGATCTGATCACCGTATCGCATCAAcgtggaggaggtggaggtCATGGCGGTGGTCACGCCGGTGGTCATGGCTTTGGTCATGGCGGTGGTCACGGTGGTCGCCATGGCTTTGGTGGTCATGGTGGTCGAGGTCGAGGAGGAGGTTTCCGCAGGGGTGGCGGATTCGGAGGAATAGGATATGGATATGGTTTTGGATACCCACGTTACTGTTATCCCTattgtttcttcttctaa
- the LOC107227509 gene encoding extensin, whose amino-acid sequence MRFVLILVAVLTISSYAAAQIILGTFGHKNLIHGRDRHTDRRSDDRRNGLLPNILTVKRVITHDRNHGRNDHNRHHMQSDNHPDRRYSNLCPCPIDSPGNQWTHQRPPPSQYPEQYYNDYDQGMKGPYSNQFYEDWNGQQRPGPRPTPPSPHHHGPPPPRPPSPHHHGPPPPPPPYNRPGPPPPSPYNRPGPPPQPDYTRPRPEPQPNYNRPGPWPQPDYNRPDPEPQSNYNRPGSEPQPDYNRPGPEPQPSYNRPGPEPQPSYNRPGPEPQPSYNRPGPEPQPSYNRPGPEPQPDYNKPELSTPRPPAPSPSSNGVTADKTEIAGATTETSTAVEFIKEPHIPSTSLENPEPFTELEVSSSPSVGPEPSVDHANGSEKGATESSVQSQSTTEFDWNNYFPQVSVDNPGGAGVIDIRGDFR is encoded by the exons ATGCGTTTCGTTCTGATCCTCGTAGCTGTCCTGACAATTTCGTCTTACGCGGCAGCCCAAATCATCTTGGGAACCTTCggtcacaaaaatttaatcCATGGTCGAGATCGGCATACAGACAGACGGAGTGACGATCGGCGAAATGGTCTACTACCCAACATATTAACAGTGAAAAGGGTGATCACCCATGATCGCAACCACGGAAGAAATGATCAC AACCGGCACCATATGCAATCAGATAATCATCCGGATCGACGGTATTCGAACCTGTGTCCTTGCCCGATTGACTCTCCCGGAAACCAATGGACTCATCAACGTCCACCACCGTCTCAATACCCTGAACAATACTATAACGACTACGACCAGGGCATGAAAGGTCCTTATTCCAACCAGTTCTATGAGGATTGGAACGGTCAGCAGCGTCCGGGACCACGTCCTACACCTCCATCCCCACATCACCATGGACCTCCACCTCCTCGACCTCCATCCCCACATCACCATGGacctccacctcctccaccACCGTATAATAGACCTGGTCCACCTCCACCATCACCGTATAACAGACCTGGTCCGCCACCGCAACCAGATTATACTAGACCTCGTCCAGAACCACAACCAAATTACAACAGACCCGGGCCATGGCCGCAGCCAGATTATAACAGACCTGATCCAGAACCACAATCGAATTACAACAGACCTGGTTCAGAACCACAGCCAGATTATAACAGACCTGGCCCAGAACCACAACCAAGTTACAACAGACCTGGTCCAGAACCACAACCAAGTTACAACAGACCTGGTCCAGAACCACAACCAAGTTACAACAGACCTGGTCCAGAACCACAACCAAGTTACAACAGACCTGGTCCAGAACCACAACCAGATTATAACAAACCTGAACTATCAACACCGCGTCCACCGGCACCATCACCTTCATCAAATGGCGTGACGGCGGACAAGACAGAAATCGCAGGAGCGACGACAGAGACTTCAACAGCGGTTGAGTTCATTAAAGAGCCTCACATTCCGAGTACTTCTTTAGAAAATCCAGAGCCTTTTACAGAGCTTGAGGTTTCAAGTTCACCTTCGGTAGGACCAGAGCCTTCGGTAGATCATGCAAACGGAAGCGAGAAGGGAGCGACTGAAAGCTCAGTTCAGAGCCAGTCGACGACGGAATTCGATTGGAATAATTACTTCCCTCAAGTTTCGGTTGACAATCCTGGTGGTGCTGGAGTTATTGATATCAGAGGAGATTTTAGGTAG
- the LOC124294673 gene encoding uncharacterized protein LOC124294673 has product MWLVLAGVSILTSAALIFDDLYSGKEGSEGYRRLVKKSTIDPEQENRTQEQPASEMVEEKSTPRDKNDWTEETGVDHSINLHGNRERIYSKNRSLMPENPSRTESRNSEVVVMVVTSEGFAILGAKKLLFKKVKAVKLGFLADAKLAALKFKAGAKLKKAAILDTFKALAKAKVGLIGGVKAAKLKFLAGLAAIKLAKLAAIKAAKLTFFKSLVAAKVAEKIVFDGGAALLHGAKKVVKGGLGGVFKGDLKEEKYVEGKKGKTFLEGIGGLFGGIGGTGGLFGGSGGIGGLFGGKGDYGGNPFSSIFGNILLNAFNGGAYGRVDNRPKVDLSDIISGISGLGRLPSLISTSNKPAINIQTYQANSAPAFVQTYEHPPPVLTSFSPPVVSYTPEHSFAPEHTHSSPPEHSFVPEDIYSLPPEHSFVPEHTYGAPPEHSYSSPPEHSYSAPATVYGPPSHSYSPPSTSYGVPEY; this is encoded by the exons ATGTGGCTGGTCCTCGCCGGTGTTTCGATACTGACATCGGCTGCTCTGATATTCGATGATCTCTACAGTGGCAAGGAAGGATCCGAAGGCTACAGAAGGTTGGTAAAAAAGAGCACGATCGATCCGGAGCAAGAGAATCGTACCCAGGAACAGCCGGCGAGCGAAATGGTTGAGGAAAAATCAACGCCTCGagataaaaatgatt GGACCGAGGAGACGGGTGTAGATCATTCAATTAATCTGCACGGTAATCGAGAAAGGATTTACTCGAAAAACCGCAGCTTAATGCCCGAAAATCCTTCGAGGACGGAATCGCGAAACTCtgaa GTGGTGGTTATGGTCGTGACGTCCGAGGGATTCGCGATTTTAGGAGCGAAGAAACTACTGTTCAAAAAGGTGAAAGCAGTGAAGCTTGGTTTTCTGGCAGACGCCAAGTTGGCGGCATTGAAGTTCAAGGCAGGAGCCAAGCTGAAGAAGGCAGCGATCCTTGATACGTTCAAGGCTCTGGCCAAAGCGAAGGTGGGTCTAATCGGTGGAGTGAAGGCGGCTAAGCTGAAGTTCCTGGCTGGATTAGCGGCCATAAAGCTTGCAAAATTGGCGGCGATCAAGGCAGCGAAGCTCACCTTCTTCAAGTCGCTTGTCGCGGCCAAAGTGGCGGAAAAAATAGTCTTCGACGGCGGTGCCGCGCTCCTTCACGGTGCGAAAAAAGTCGTCAAGGGTGGTCTTGGAGGCGTTTTTAAAGGCGATCtcaaggaagaaaaatacgtcGAGGGCAAGAAGGGAAAAACCTTCCTCGAAGGAATCGGCGGTCTTTTCGGAGGTATCGGCGGCACCGGTGGTCTATTTGGCGGAAGTGGCGGCATCGGCGGTCTCTTCGGCGGAAAAGGCGACTATGGCGGTAATCCCTTCAGCTCGATCTTCGGGAACATTCTTCTGAACGCGTTTAACGGAGGAGCATATGGCCGCGTCGATAACAGACCCAAGGTTGACCTCAGCGACATTATTTCAGGCATATCCGGTCTCGGCCGACTTCCGTCCCTCATTTCTACCTCCAACAAACCCGCCATCAATATTCAGACCTACCAGGCTAACTCGGCACCTGCTTTCGTCCAGACCTACGAACACCCTCCCCCTGTTTTGACCAGCTTCTCGCCTCCGGTCGTCTCCTACACTCCCGAGCACTCCTTTGCTCCTGAACACACTCACTCGTCTCCTCCGGAGCACTCCTTTGTTCCTGAAGACATTTACTCGCTTCCTCCGGAGCACTCCTTTGTTCCGGAACACACTTACGGAGCTCCTCCGGAGCACTCTTACTCATCTCCCCCTGAGCACTCATATTCGGCTCCAGCCACCGTCTACGGCCCCCCAAGCCACTCTTACTCTCCACCCTCAACGAGCTACGGAGTACCAGAATATTAG
- the LOC107227471 gene encoding uncharacterized protein LOC107227471 codes for MRNFFLITLLALIALEATLAAPSDRKKDDLTKSGGEIPRISHNVGVKTTRRRNVGPATSPGVQSHVLRDESVGNNGHIERVSLNRVSALDGSVDEVKVEAGKPGIFVYGMPKRNLENNGFIERVSHIEDEEKGGKRAARSVQQLREQSAYLEVQEAKLGRDF; via the exons ATGAGAAACTTCTTCCTG ATTACGCTACTGGCTCTGATAGCCCTTGAAGCAACTTTGGCAGCGCCGTCGGACCGAAAGAAGGATGATCTTACGAAATCGGGCGGGGAAATCCCGAGGATTTCACACAACGTGGGCGTCAAGACGACCCGGAGGAGGAACGTGGGTCCCGCAACAAGTCCCGGAGTCCAGAGTCACGTTTTGCGGGATGAATCGGTTGGGAACAACGGCCACATCGAGAGGGTCAGCCTCAACCGGGTTTCGGCTCTCGATGGAAGCGTCGATGAGGTCAAAGTCGAGGCTGGAAAACCGGGAATCTTCGTCTACGGAATGCCGAAACGGAATCTGGAGAACAACGGATTTATTGAACGCGTTTCTCACATCGAGGATGAGGAAAAGGGCGGAAAACGCGCGGCCAGATCCGTTCAACAACTGAGGGAACAATCGGCGTACCTCGAAGTTCAGGAAGCCAAG CTGGGGCGTGACTTCTAA